Proteins co-encoded in one Sebaldella sp. S0638 genomic window:
- a CDS encoding HlyD family secretion protein, translating into MEPTKNKKSNINRVEMVSEDRTKYFGEITSQTKQNRIEPESEKTDLNINVPKNLNTPLTISKKNIDEYQQGNHQEYKGDARKLLFAVLFLIAAGAAGGGIYYFRDKISIKIPKAAKAESKEIKGLVNGDSKTVVSQINGKITEMNLGKGTPVKQGELLITVENPEYKNELDKAEKELRAALTRNAYTQVTTEEVKAVPVTTKKTVASAGKKTYSKEILIAEEKFRNDREAYNAGLISRVEYEQSLAEINRAREREKNGPSAVVTETKVVNTKVANKKMIPVEKEKVLAAPEVTAAIEKYKKAFINYESTKIFAVNSGVTTELYVAQGQEITQGQELFKTVNSNYLYTDVMIPTKELGKAVKGSIVKLISSVDNKEYEGVIINIKPIPEKGINSVRIAVNNKGKKTLIGIGSYVDVKITKKTASQDLLASLENSQTESKKNTAVASGEDAEKKVQEIIGEILK; encoded by the coding sequence ATGGAACCAACAAAAAATAAAAAAAGTAATATAAACAGAGTAGAAATGGTATCAGAAGACAGAACAAAATATTTTGGGGAAATTACTTCCCAGACAAAGCAAAACCGGATAGAACCGGAAAGTGAAAAAACAGATTTGAATATAAATGTTCCTAAAAATCTGAACACTCCTTTGACAATAAGTAAAAAAAATATAGATGAGTATCAACAGGGAAATCATCAGGAATATAAAGGGGATGCAAGAAAACTTCTGTTTGCAGTGCTGTTTCTTATTGCAGCCGGAGCAGCAGGGGGAGGAATTTATTATTTCAGAGACAAAATTTCTATAAAAATACCTAAAGCTGCCAAGGCAGAATCAAAAGAAATAAAAGGGCTTGTAAACGGGGATTCCAAAACTGTTGTTTCACAAATTAACGGAAAAATAACAGAAATGAATTTGGGAAAAGGAACACCGGTGAAACAGGGAGAACTTCTAATAACAGTGGAAAATCCGGAATATAAAAATGAGCTTGATAAAGCGGAAAAAGAACTGAGAGCAGCATTGACAAGAAATGCCTATACTCAGGTAACAACAGAGGAAGTAAAGGCTGTACCCGTGACTACAAAGAAAACAGTAGCATCAGCCGGGAAAAAAACATATTCTAAGGAAATACTTATAGCCGAGGAAAAATTTAGAAACGACAGGGAAGCATATAATGCCGGTCTGATAAGCAGAGTGGAATATGAACAAAGTCTTGCTGAAATTAACAGAGCCAGAGAAAGAGAGAAAAACGGGCCTTCGGCTGTTGTCACAGAAACAAAGGTAGTAAATACCAAAGTTGCCAATAAAAAGATGATTCCCGTAGAAAAAGAAAAGGTACTGGCAGCTCCAGAGGTAACAGCAGCAATAGAGAAATATAAAAAAGCTTTTATTAATTATGAAAGTACAAAAATATTTGCGGTGAATTCAGGAGTAACAACAGAATTATATGTAGCTCAGGGACAGGAGATAACTCAGGGGCAGGAACTGTTTAAAACAGTTAATTCAAATTATCTTTATACAGATGTCATGATTCCTACTAAAGAACTGGGCAAGGCAGTAAAAGGCAGTATTGTGAAACTCATAAGCAGTGTGGATAACAAGGAATATGAAGGTGTAATAATAAATATAAAACCAATACCTGAAAAAGGGATAAATTCTGTAAGAATAGCGGTAAATAACAAAGGGAAAAAAACATTAATCGGTATAGGAAGCTATGTTGATGTAAAAATTACCAAGAAAACAGCCTCTCAGGATCTGCTTGCATCATTGGAAAACAGTCAGACAGAAAGTAAGAAGAATACTGCTGTTGCATCAGGAGAGGATGCTGAGAAAAAAGTTCAGGAGATAATAGGAGAAATTTTAAAATAA
- a CDS encoding slipin family protein — protein MKYIVNEGQRALVFKDGKLVDYLKEGIYNNFGFFNKNFEVYECEGLLKAKIKLDILLKNEKLKEELDVVEVDEHELLLYYKDNKFSGAYYQGKYAFWKVLGENSFRKLDLTQLFKIDTKLKNVFSQWTLSSSFDTVEVEDYNMALYYRNGIFEDVFFEGEYAVSKKYYRNSFTKFDLRTPIVYNNTMKKMFDKNPGLIDSFDVKKVKEKELLIWSQNGIYKGKYLTGEYLFWNKLEKNEFDIIDLNMEGEIDKKYHNILERLAGVYSKFDIKDYEAGLLIKNSQYEKTLTPGIYYFWNGTDKKELINVDLRLKQLDLQGQEILTKDKITLRLNFVTQYRITDPLKNYKKINNLENQIYILLQIVLREYVGMQNLEQLLENKNEIAEFVLNRIKKEEEKYGVEFIEAGIKDIILPGDIKEILNTVLIAEKSALANTIKRREETASTRSLLNTAKVMEENKTLYRLKEMEYIEKIVEKIGNIEISGNGNILEELGKIFSRK, from the coding sequence ATGAAGTATATAGTAAATGAGGGACAAAGAGCTTTGGTCTTTAAGGACGGAAAGCTCGTAGATTATTTGAAAGAAGGAATTTACAATAATTTTGGCTTTTTTAATAAAAATTTTGAAGTATATGAATGTGAAGGTTTGCTAAAGGCAAAAATAAAACTTGATATTTTATTAAAAAATGAAAAACTGAAAGAAGAACTTGATGTAGTGGAAGTGGATGAACACGAACTTCTTTTATATTATAAGGATAATAAATTTTCAGGGGCTTATTATCAGGGAAAATATGCTTTCTGGAAAGTTCTGGGTGAAAATAGCTTTAGAAAGCTGGACTTAACACAATTATTTAAGATAGATACAAAATTAAAAAATGTATTTTCACAATGGACACTGAGTTCATCATTTGATACAGTGGAAGTGGAAGACTACAATATGGCTCTTTATTATAGAAACGGCATATTTGAGGATGTATTTTTTGAGGGTGAATATGCAGTTTCCAAAAAATATTACAGAAACAGCTTTACAAAATTCGATTTGAGAACACCAATTGTATATAATAACACAATGAAAAAGATGTTTGATAAAAATCCGGGACTTATAGATAGTTTTGATGTAAAGAAAGTAAAGGAAAAAGAACTTTTGATATGGTCTCAAAATGGTATTTATAAAGGGAAATATCTTACAGGGGAATATTTATTCTGGAATAAGCTGGAAAAAAATGAATTTGATATTATAGATCTGAATATGGAAGGTGAAATTGATAAAAAATATCACAATATTCTGGAAAGACTAGCAGGAGTGTATTCAAAATTTGATATAAAAGATTATGAAGCAGGTCTTTTGATAAAAAACAGCCAGTATGAAAAAACTTTGACGCCGGGAATTTATTATTTCTGGAACGGTACTGATAAAAAAGAGCTTATAAATGTGGATTTGCGTTTGAAACAGCTGGATTTACAGGGGCAGGAAATTCTAACAAAGGATAAGATCACGCTAAGGCTGAATTTTGTTACACAATACAGAATAACCGATCCTTTGAAGAATTACAAAAAGATAAATAATCTTGAAAATCAAATTTATATACTTCTTCAGATTGTACTCAGAGAATATGTAGGAATGCAGAATCTGGAGCAGCTTTTGGAAAATAAAAATGAAATAGCGGAATTTGTTCTGAACAGAATAAAAAAAGAGGAAGAAAAATACGGGGTGGAATTCATAGAAGCAGGAATAAAAGATATAATTCTTCCGGGAGATATAAAAGAAATTCTCAATACAGTTCTTATTGCAGAAAAGAGTGCATTAGCAAACACTATAAAGAGACGGGAAGAAACAGCTTCTACAAGAAGTCTTCTGAATACCGCAAAGGTCATGGAAGAGAACAAAACTCTGTACAGACTGAAAGAAATGGAATATATAGAAAAGATAGTAGAGAAAATAGGAAATATAGAGATAAGCGGAAATGGAAATATATTGGAAGAACTGGGGAAAATATTTTCCAGAAAATAA